The nucleotide sequence TCATGCACATGTGCTGGGCCTCGATGACCACCGCCACGCCGGCCGCGCCGGTGACCTGCTGAACGGCCTCGGCGATCTGGCGGCTGAGGTTCTCCTGGATCTGCAGGCGGCGCGCGAACATGTCGACGATGCGGGCGACCTTGGAAAGCCCGAGCACCTTGCCGTTGGGCAGATACGCGACGTGCGCCTTGCCGATGAAAGGCAGGATATGGTGCTCGCACAGCGAGTACAGCTCGATGTTCTTGACCAGCACGATTTCCTTGGTATCGGACGAGAACAAGGCACCGTTGACGATCTCGTGCAGATTTTGGTCGTAGCCGCGGCACAGGTATTTCATGGCCTTGGCGGCGCGCAGCGGCGTGTCGCGCAACCCTTCGCGGTTGGGATCCTCGCCGAGCTGCTGCAAGATGGCGGTGTAGTGTTCTTCTAGCGACATGGTGATGGCCTGCGTTGACGTGCTGGGATGATGGACCAGCGGAATCGATACGATACCGCCGTTACGCGCGGCGCGGGGATCCTTCGTCCGGCCCACCTGCCGATGGCCCGCCCGGCGCACCGGGCCGCCGGCCCGGCGGCCGGGCGATCTAGCGGCTTCGTCCGGACGGCGGGCGGGGCGCGGTGCAAGCGGCCGCGCCGGGGACCGTGCTGGCGTCCGCGCCCAGCAGCGCGCGCGCGCCGCATTCCGAGCCGAACATGCCGCGCTGGTCATGGCCGACGCCGGCCACTTCATAGGCGCGATGCACGTTGTGCTTGAGCGCGGGCAGCCAGGCTTCGTAGCGCAGATAGGCGCGGCCGCGCGCCAGCCGTGTCGGTCCCTGCGCCTCCGCGCCGCAGCGCTTGTCCAGCCAACGGTGTTCCGGGTTGTTGTCGGCCCCGCCCAGCAGATAGGTGACGCCACGCTGCGCATAGCGCGCCGCCAGGCGCTTGGAATCCGGCACGCGCACGTCGCGCGGCAGGTGCTCCAGCCCGTAGCGGAAATCGTCGAAGTCCGGGCACAGGCCCGCGTTGTACGGGCCGAAGCCGCCGTCGGCGCGCGGCCGGTCCTTGGTGAAGTACAGGTACGAGGACGGGTTGGCGATGACGTAGCGCAGGTCCACGCCGCGCTTGCGGATGGCTTCGTCCACGTCATTCAGCACGGCGTAGCGTTGCAGCATTTGGGCGCCGGCCGAATGGCCGGCCAGCACGACGTCGCGCAGCGCCGGCAGCTCGCGGCGGTCGGCCAGCCATTCCAGCAGGTCGTCGAGCACGTCGAAGGACCCGATGGGAGCGGGGCGGCCCGGCGCCTTGGCGCTATCGCCGTCGGCGATCCAGCGCTGCCGGTGCCACGCCGGCATGCCTTCGAAGCCGCGGTCTATGGTGTCGGCGAACTTGGGCGCGATGACCAGCGTGCGGTCCATGGCGGCCGGATTCAGCCACAGCAGTCCCGCCGCCGTTTCGTAATAGCGATCGGCGTCCCGCTTGATGCCATGCAGGATGACGATGACGTGTTCGACGCCGGCCAGCTTGTCCGCGCTCAGCACGCGGCTGGCGTAGACCGGAAAGGGATAGCGGTGCGCGGGCGCGCCGAGCCGCACGGTCTGCCAGGGCGGCACGCCGACGCGCGGCGGGCC is from Bordetella bronchialis and encodes:
- the folE gene encoding GTP cyclohydrolase I FolE, whose protein sequence is MSLEEHYTAILQQLGEDPNREGLRDTPLRAAKAMKYLCRGYDQNLHEIVNGALFSSDTKEIVLVKNIELYSLCEHHILPFIGKAHVAYLPNGKVLGLSKVARIVDMFARRLQIQENLSRQIAEAVQQVTGAAGVAVVIEAQHMCMMMRGVEKQNSSMVTSVMLGEFHENAATRAEFMNLIR